One segment of Alligator mississippiensis isolate rAllMis1 chromosome 13, rAllMis1, whole genome shotgun sequence DNA contains the following:
- the LOC102567413 gene encoding neutral phospholipase A2 agkistrodotoxin — MKNQVIWVSSPRSCTKMRNLHIFALLGACSLLEVNGSVLEYQKMIKQVTGKGAILSYYGYGCYCGSKGKGEPKDATDWCCHIHNCCYKRLKESNCHGNTKRYDYAYKNGNIICALGSWCEEQVCACDRNAVFCLEKNLDTYNSRFVRYRDSKCTGSTPECYRGCLSPCQSFNRAFN; from the exons ATGAAGAATCAGGTTATTTGGGTTTCTTCTCCCAGGTCCTGCACAAAGATGAGGAATCTCCACATATTCGCATTGCTGGGGGCTTGCA GTCTCCTGGAGGTGAATGGGAGCGTTCTGGAATATCAAAAGATGATTAAACAAGTCACTGGCAAAGGTGCTATCCTGAGCTATTACGGCTATGGCTGCTACTGTGGATCAAAAGGCAAGGGGGAACCAAAGGATGCCACGGATTG GTGTTGTCATATTCACAACTGCTGCTATAAAAGGCTGAAGGAGAGCAACTGTCACGGAAACACCAAGCGGTATGATTATGCCTACAAGAATGGGAATATAATCTGCG CTTTGGGGAGCTGGTGTGAAGAGCAGGTCTGTGCATGCGACAGGAATGCCGTGTTCTGCCTGGAGAAAAACCTCGACACGTACAATTCGCGTTTCGTTCGCTACCGAGACAGCAAGTGCACGGGATCCACGCCTGAGTGCTATAGGGGCTGCCTGAGTCCCTGCCAGTCCTTCAACCGAGCATTTAACTGA
- the LOC132243164 gene encoding phospholipase A2 group V-like codes for MTEAHGNLWQLQSMVEQVTGKNAILNYAFYGCYCGLGGKGRPKDPTDRCCEIHDSCYSRLKNYSCFPKKVSYKYYYSHGSVLCGYGTWCKEQSCDCDKRLVLCLKKNLYSYNKKYRFYLKMTC; via the exons ATGACCGAGGCACATGGGAATCTCTGGCAGCTTCAGAGTATGGTTGAACAAGTCACTGGGAAAAATGCCATACTGAATTATGCTTTCTATGGCTGCTACTGTGGTTTGGGTGGCAAAGGACGTCCAAAGGATCCCACAGACAG ATGCTGCGAGATACATGACTCCTGCTATAGCCGGCTTAAGAATTATAGCTGTTTTCCCAAAAAAGTGAGCTATAAGTACTACTACTCGCATGGATCAGTGTTATGTG GGTATGGGACCTGGTGTAAAGAGCAGTCCTGTGACTGTGACAAGCGCCTGGTGCTCTGCTTGAAAAAAAACTTGTACAGCTACAATAAGAAATACAGATTTTACTTAAAGATGACGTGTTGA